In Posidoniimonas polymericola, the sequence GGCTCGGGCGTCGAGAGCGGCATGGACCTCGCCAAGATCGAGCTGCCGGCCTCGTTCCCCGACAACGACACCGTGCGGAGCGACGTCGCGGACTACTACTGGGAGGTGCAGCGTTTCGACCGCCTGGTCGGCGCGGCGATCGAGCAGCTCAAAGAGCGCGGCCTGTGGGAGAACACGGTGGTAGTCGTGACCGGCGACCACGGCATGCCGTTCCCGCGCGGCAAGGCCAACCTGTACGACCTCGGCACGCGGGTGCCGCTGGCGGTGAGCTGGCCCGCCGGACGGCTGAAGGCAGGCAGCGAGTCCGAAGACTTCATCAACCTGATCGACCTCGCGCCGACATTCCTCGAGCTGGCCGGCGTGCCGGTTCCCGATGACATGACCGGCCGCAGCTTCGCCCCGCTGCTGACCGGCGAAGGCGAGTACCAACCCGCCGACTACACGCTGTTCGGCAAGGAGCGGCACACGCCGATCCAGGAGGCGCCCGACCGTGGCGGCTACCCATCGCGCGGGATCCGCACGCACGATTTCCTCTACATCCGCAACTTCTCGCCCAACCGTTGGCCGAACGGCACTCCCAATTTTCGCCTGGCGTTCAACCCGGGCGCGTGGTATTCCGACTGCGACAACGGCCCGACCAAGTTCAACATCGTCGAGCACCAAGACGCCAGCGACGAGCACCGCCGGGCGTACGAGCTGGCGTTCGCCAAGCGGCCCGCCGAGGAGCTGTACGACCTGCGCAGCGACCCCGACCAACTGCACAACGTGGCGGGCAAGCTGGGCTACGCGGTCAGGAAAGCCGAGCTCGCCGAGCGGCTGTGGGGCGAGCTCGTAGCGACCGGAGACCCCCGTGTCGAGGGACGCGGCGCCGAGCTTGAGAGGCACCACTATCAGGGTGGCGGAGTGAGGCACCCCGACTGGAATCAGATCGAGAAGGCGGCGCGTGAGTCGCGCGGCAGCGAGTTGTCGGCCGCCCAGTAGAGGGTCGACGTCGGCGCGCCGCCCGCTGCTCGCACGCGGCGTGCGTGGAACTAAGAAGGCACGGGCAGGGCGGCAAGCAGCGGGCGCCGCGTCGAGCGTCGCTCCGCGACGGGCGAGCGATGTTCCTCGCTATTCGCTCAGCACCTCTTCCCCGGCGCGGGTCGCGTAGGCCCGCCACACCGCCAGGTCGAGGCTCTCCTGGAACAACCGCACGGAGCCATCGGCCATCGCGGCCTGCACGCCGCCCGGGTGGTAGCTGCGGGAGGTGATCATGGCGTAGGTCGGCGGCGATGAGCTGCCGGACGACTTGCCCTCCTGCCAGGAGTTGTAGTCGGCGTCATAGGTGACGCCGCCGTCCTCGTGCAAGGTTTCGGTGTTGGGCCGCATCGTGGCGGTGAAGCCGGTGTGGTGCACCCGCCCGTCGGGCCACTCGGTGTGCCCGGTGGCGGGGTCGAGCTTCGACTGCCCGGCCGAGCCGATCGCGGCGATCCCTTCGGCGACGGTGTTCGGGATGTCGGTCGAGCTGGGGCCGCCGTTGCGGCGGTAAGGGGTCCACGCCTTGACCTCGGCGGCCAGCAGGGTCTTGCTTGTGCCGTCGGTCACCTTGGCGAGCCGCAGGTGGCTGTTGGGGAAGAACAGCCCGTTGCCCCCCTTGTTGGTCGCCGGGTCGTAGACGAACCACGTGCCGAAGTTGAAGCCGTAGGTCGTGGAGTAGAGCAGGGCCTTGCCGCCGCCCGGGTCGCGGACCTCGCCCGCCTGCTGATCGCTGGGGCACTGGAAGACCGGGATCCGCACGCCGCTGATGGAGAGCTGGTTGTCCCAGGCGGTCTCGAGGTCGACCAGGTCACGCAGGTTGCCCTCCTCGAGGTACGGCATGATCCGCCCGTGCACGCCCCACGAGCCGTTGTTGCTGCTCGACAGGTCCTGCGGGTCGACGATGGCGCTGGGGGGCAGGTGCTTGCGGGCGCTCTCGTAGTTGAGGATGCCCAGCCCGAGCTGCTTGAGGTTGTTGGCGCACTGCGACCGCCGGGCCGCCTCCCGCGCGGCCTGCACGGCCGGCAGCAACAGCGCGATCAGCACGCCAATAATGGCGATCACGACCAGCAGTTCGACGAGGGTAAACGCGCGACGGGCGGGGCGGGGCAGGGGGGGCAAGGCATTCCTCTGGCGTCGGTGGGAGCGGTGGGGCCGGGAAGGATTGCAATTGGTATGCCGGCGAGTGCGAATGCTCCGCCCGGGCGCGGCAAGCAGGAAAAGGCGGGGTTGGGCGTGATTGGCGGGGCACGGTGTGGCAGCCGGCTGTCGCATCGTTCGACACTTAGTCGAGCCGCGCGACAGCCCCCGGCGCCACGCGAGCCGCAGGGCTAGAATCATGGTATGCGTTGGCCCCTGCGAAACCAGATCCTGCTGCCGGTGCTGGCGGTGTCGTTCGCCAGCGTGGTGGTGATTGGCGGCGCCAACGCCTGGCTGGCCTACGCCGCCGCCCGCGACGCCGTGGTCGCAAGAGTACAAGGGGTCGCCGACGTGCTGGCGACTTCGGGTTTCCCACTCACGCCGGCGGTGCTGCGGCAGATGAGCGGGCTGACCGGCGCCCAGCTCGTGCTGACCGACGCCCGCGGCGCCCCGCGGGCCGCCAGCCTGGCCGACCCGCCCGAGCAACTGCCGGTCGACAAGCTGGTCGACACGGCCAACTCGATCACGTTGAGTCAGACCGTGGAGGTCGCCGGCGAGTGGCGGCTGCACGCGGCGATGCGGATGCCGCAGCGGGCCGGCCGGGCGCCGGGCGAGCTGCTGCACGTGCTAATCCCGCTGGCCGAGTACCGCCGGTCGCTGTGGGCGGCGGTCGCGCCGCCGCTGATCGTTGGCGCGTTGTCGCTGGCGGCGGTGGCGATCGCGGTCAACCAAATCGCGAAGCGGATCGCCCGCACCACGGCGCGGCTCGGCGCCGAGGTCGGCCGCCTGGCCGAGGGCGACCACCGCCCGCTCGCCCTGCCGCCGCGCGACGACGAGCTGGCCGAGCTCTGCCGGGCGATCAACCGCACGGCGGAGCGGCTCGGCGTGTACGAGGAGGAGATCCGCGGCGCCGAACGGGCCAAGACGCTCGCCATGCTCGGCGCCGGACTAGCCCACGAGATCCGCAACGCGGCGACCGGCGCCCGGATGGCGATCGACCTGCACGCCGAGCAGTGCCCCGCTCGGAACGACGACGCGATCGCGGTGGCGCGACGGCAGCTGCGGCTGATCGAGAGCCAGCTGCAGCGGTACCTGCGGCTCGGCGTCGAGGAGGGCGAGTCACGCCGCCAGCCGACCCGGCTCGACGACCTTGTGGCCGAGGCGCTCCCGCTAGTGACGCCGTCGGCCGAGCACGCCGCCGCGTGTGTCGAGTGGACGCCTGGCGCCCCCGAAGCAGTCGTTGCAGTCGACCGCGAGGCGATCACGCAGGTCGTGATTAACCTGCTGCAGAACGCGTTGGAAGCCGCCACCCAGGCCGCGGTCGGCAGCCCGGGCGCCGCGCCGGCCGTGGTCCGGATCGCCACCGACGCCGACCACGACCGATGGCGGCTGTGCGTTACGGACAACGGCGCCGGGCCAAGCGACGAGCTGGCTGCTAGAATGTTCGAACCGTTTGTCACCAGCAAGCCGGAAGGCGTCGGGCTCGGCCTGGCCCTCAGCCAGCAGGCGACCCGGCGTCACCGCGGCCAGCTTTGCTGGCGCCGCGACGCCGATCTCACCCGCTTCGAGCTCACCCTGCCGCTCGCTCCAACGGACAAACCCTAACGACCCACATGGCCAACCTGCTAGTCATCGACGACGAGAGCTCCATCTGCTGGGGCATCACCCGGCTGGGCGAGGGCATGGGTCACCGGGTCACCTCTGCGAGTTCGGTCGAGCAGGGGCTCGACGCCGCCGCGGCCGAACCGCCGGCCCTGATCATCCTCGACGTCCGCCTGCCAGGTCAGGACGGGCTGTCCGCGATGCGGTCGTTCCGCGAGCTCTGCGGCGACGTGCCGATCGTCATCATCACCGCCTTTGGCGACCTGCAGACCGCGGTCCGCGCGGTGAGCCAGGGGGCGTTCGAGTACGTGCTCAAGCCGTTCGACCTCGCGCAGATCCGGTCGGTCATCGAGCGGGCGTTGCGGCCCGCGCCGCAGCCAGCGAGCCCGAAGGAGGAAGAGTCGGCGGTCGCCGGCGTGATCGGCCGCTCGCCCCGCATGCAGGCCGTGTTCCACAAGATCGCGCTCGCCGCCCACGCCGATGCGCCCGTGCTGCTCCGCGGCGAGACCGGCGTCGGCAAGGAGGTCGCCGCCCAGGCGATCCACCACAATGGCCCCCGGCCCGACGCGCCGTTTGTCGCGGTGAGCGTCGCCGCGCTCAGCCCCACGGTCGCCGAGGCCGAGCTGTTCGGCCACGTCGAGGGCGCGTTCACCGGCGCCCAGCGGACCCGCCGCGGGCTGCTCGCCCAGGCCGACGGCGGCACGCTGTTCCTCGACGAGGTCGCCGAGATCCCGCTCGCCATCCAGGCCAAGCTGCTCCGCGCCCTCGACCAGGGCGAGGTCCTGCCGGTGGGCGCCGATCAGCCGGTCAAGACCAGCTTCCGCACCATCGCCGCCACGCACCGCGACCTCCGCGCAATGGTCCACGCCGGCGACTTCCGCCAGGACCTGTTCTACCGGCTGTGCGCGTACGAGATCGAGCTGCCCCCGTTGCGGGATCGCCGCGAGGACATCGCCCTGCTGGCGGCGCACTTCGCGCGGACGCGGCGGCCGGACGCGTCGCTCTCGGCCGAGGCGATCGCCGAGCTCGAGTCCCGCGACTGGCCCGGCAACGTCCGCGAGCTCCGCAACGCGATCGAGCACGCGCTGCTGGTGTCGCCGGCCGGCGACATCTTCCCGGAGCACCTCCCCCCGATCGAGCCCAAGGCGGCCGACCCGGCCGCGTCGCGCAACTTAGAGTCCGCCCTGGCCGACCGCGCCCGCGAGCTGATCGCCGACCCGGAGGCCGCCGGCCAGGTCTACAACCGCTACCTGGAGCAGGTCGAGCCGCCGCTGCTGCAGGCCGCACTCGACCAGCACGCCCGGCAGTGCGCCCCCGCCGCCCGGGCGTTGGGGCTGCACCGCACGACCCTCCGCCGCAAGCTCGACCAGCTGGGGGTCGACGCCGACCCGTAGCGGTCGGGGCGACTTTGCCAAGATGGCCCTGTTTGCGAAGAAAGGTCTTGCCGCCCACCGGGCAGGTCGACAATATTTAGCTGAGCCGCGGGACAGACGGATGACGCCCGCCGGCGCCGTTTCCTCGAGCCCTTTTGGAGTCGGTTAGGATGAGCTATGTCTTGACGGCCTACGTCGTCGACATCGACGCTTTGAGCAAGGCAGTCGGTTCTGGTGACGAGCAACTCGTCACGCGGGTCATCGAGAGCGCCCCCGAGGAGTTCGACGAGGACGACCTCGACGACGACGAGCTGAGCCTCGCCGCCGCGCTCCGCGAGCTGGTGATGGCCGGGACGCAGAGCGCGCCAGAGAGCGAGGACGACGCCCACCAGTACGGCTACGCCCTGCAGTCGCTCTGCCGCTGCCTGGGCGACGAGCTGCTGCCCGAGATGTGGGCCGGCGTGCGGTGGGAGGCCGTCGAGGACTGCGGCCTCGAGGAGCTGCTCACCGAGTCCGGCCCGCCGGTCCCGCTGCCCGAGAACGACGACTTCCCGTCGATCGGGCACCTCAAGCGGGGCGAGATCGACAAGGCGATCGCCGCCGCGCGCAAACGCCTTACCAAGACCGTCGACGAGGACATCGAAGACCTGCTCGACGAGTACATCGACTGGCTCGAAGCGGGCCGCACGGCGCACCTGGATATGGTGTTCTTTTATGCGTAGGGGTCGCGGCAGACGCACAGCTTCGTTGAGGCCGGCCCGCCGGCCTTACGCTGCAGTGAATCGCTGCGTACCCGTGGAGCAATGCCTGACCGCGAGTCAATCTTTCGGCGGATGGAGCTGGCCGGACGCGATCAGTTCGTCATCTGTAGGCAGCGAAGCCGGGTCGAGATCGCCACGCTCGACCGCCGCTAGCAGGTCGACGGTTTCCCTGGCGCGGATTTCATCGGCGGCCGTGGTGAAACTCGGCTCTTGCCTTAACAGGTCTTTCCTTACGTGCTTGAGCCTTGACCGCGCAAGCTGGAGGGCGGTCTGATCATAGGAGTCTCTGAGACTCGGGTCGGCGCCGCTGCGTAGCAAAAGTTTCACGACAATTGGGTCGCCCGCGCGGGCGGCCACATGGAGCGCTGTGTGGGCGTAGGGCACGAACTCGTCCCCGGGCGTCTTCGGTACTGCCTTGTTGATGTCGGCGCCTGCCGCTACCAGTTTTGACGTGAGAGTTACTTGGTCATCCAGGCGACCGCCCCGATCGGTTAGGTAGACCAGCGGTGGCTCATGCCCGCCGAAGTTTGGATCCGCCCCGGCCGATAGCAACAGGTCGACAATACTATGATCGTGGAGGTGCAGGGCGCCGCCCAACGCGAGCGTTAGGTACGCGTGCTTGTGTCGCGGCGGAAGCTGATTCAGCTCGGCCCCTGCGGCCAAGGCCGCTCGCGTCTGTTCGACGTCGGCCCCACGAATCGCTTCGTAGAGATTGTCCGTTTTCGGCGCCTTTGCCGCCCGCTGTTGGTATTCGTCCGGCTTGTAGTAGGCAAAGTCGACTCGCTCGATTTGCTCGGCGGTGACCTCGTCCGGGTGGTAGCCGCAGACAATAGCCGGCTGGGTTTCGTCGCTGGGAAGAGTCGCTTGGACAAATGTCAGGTACGCGTCCTGGCTGCGCAGGAACTGCTCGACAAATTCCCACTCGGACTCATACAGCGACCAATCCATCTCCTCGGGGTCGCGCAGCTGCGAGCGGAAGTCCGTGCCCTGCATTCGTTCGGAATCGTCGTGTACGTCCGGATCAATTTCGACCCCGCCGCGGAACCACTGGCCGTCCGATTCGAAAGCTTCCTGGCACTCGCCTCGGTCGTACAACGCGTAGGAGAGCGTGCCCGATACGCTTTCCTCCCGTACGAGGAGGACGGGCAGGCGGGCCTTCTTGCTCCACGCCTGCATCGGGCTGTCGTGATGAGGGCGGCAGCCGCTGACGTACAGCCACGGTTGGCCCTTGAGCTTGACGATGGAAAGCAAATCGCCGATCGGCCGCTGCAGCGTGCCCATGCGGGAGTAGGCGTCCCGCTCGACGCTGTCGATCTTTTTGTCCTTCTGCAGCATACTCGTGAAGGCGTCGATCTCTCCCTTGACCATAATCTGGTAGGCTTTTGAGAATCCAATCTCGCAAATGCCCCTCCGCTCGCTAGGCGGCAGGTCCAAAACGGGGTTGTCGTCGGGACGCTCGACTCGCTGCCTGCCTTTGCGTCCGCCGGCTGCTTCGAGTATTTCACGCAGCTCTTGTAGCTTGGCTTCCGCCCCTGCCCGCTTTGCCCACCTTAGTTCCTCCTCGACGAGATCGAGCGGCGTTTGATTGCCGTCGAAGAGCGGGCTTGGCTTCGCGCCCTTGGAGATTAGCCAGGCAGCGAACCCGGGGTTCGCCGCACGCACACTGGCGTGCAGCGGGGTGAATCCGCGGCCGTCGGAGTGGTTCGGGTTCGCGCCCTCAGCAAGCAGAACCTCGGCGCACTCGAAGATGACGGTTGGATCCGCAGACGACATTGCGCCGTACCCAAGCACCCCCCAGTCGCTCTTGCGTTCAACGACCTTGGCTCCGCACCTCAACAAGAGTCGCAGCGAATCGAGGTCGCCGCGCTGGAACGCGTGCAGCAGGGGATCGCCGTACGACGTCTTGCTTTGAAGCTTTGCACCCGAGTCGCACAGTCTTTTAACAACCGTCGGAGAGTGCTTGTCGATCGCGTTGGCCAGGATCGCCGGGGCGTCAGGCTTCACCCCCATCTCGAGCAAGCGCAGAAAGAGCTTCTCGGCGACTGGTCCCTCTTGTTCGGAGGCCGCGTGCATCGGGCTGCTTCCCGCGATACCTTTGGGCGCCGGATTTGCGCCAGCGTCGAGCAACGCATGGGCGACGCCCCACAGTTGTGCGCGGATTGCCTGGGTAAGCAGGGTGTCGCCATCGGAGTCCTTGCCGTTCACCGCCACGCCCATCGAGACTAGGCGTTCGGCCAGCCCGCCGTTCTTCCAGCCGATAGCAAGCGAAAGCGGCGTCCGCCCAAGGCTGTCGTCAGCGTCCGGGGCGGCGCCGGCGTCAAGCAACATGGCGGCGACTTCAAAGTGCCCTTCACTCACCGCGGCTATTAGCGGCGTGTAGTCGAAGTGGCGGCGGATCAAGTCCATCGCGACGTCCAGCCCGCCAAGTTCGGCCGCGGCCTTGGCCCGCTCTAGCTCTGCCTTCGAAAGCGGTGTTCCGCGCTGATCGACGTCGTGACCGGCAGCCAAGAGGCACTTCACGGTCTTCAGGTCGCCGGCAGATGCGGCGTCTAAGAGTGAGTGGCTAGTCATGGGGCGCACTAAGATTGGAGACAACAGATGAGGCGGATCATTGTAGCAGGTTACGATATCTCCGCTTCTAGGCGACCTCGCGATTCCCTGCCTTCAATCACGGTAGATAATCACCGCTCCACAATCACAGGCTGCATGGCATTTCGTTGTAGAAATCGCCGTCTCAGCGCGGTCCAATAAAAGGCTGCTGGCGATCCGCAATCCCGCCGGCAGTCACTGACGGGTCGCCGGGCCTAGGTGCGACTTTTGTCCGCGCTGGCGGGCGCGAACGGACAAAAGTCGTGGGGCAAACGCGGAGGTTGGATCTCGCAGAGGCTGCTATTGCAGAGGTAGCGTAGGGCGATGGGAGAGATCGTCCCCGACTTTTGTCCTTAGGAACCGATGTCGGAATTAGGGACAAAAGTCACCGGGTACGTTCAAGAGGCGCGCGGTTGCGGTGCGCGTTTGTGGGGTTGTTCATCAAATCTTCACGCGGCCCGCGGCGGCTTTCCCGATACCGCGGGGAAGATCGTTTCCAACGCGTCGGGAGGCGGGTAGAGTGGGCGCGGCGACCCGGTTAAGGTTGACCGGTGCATCCCTACCTAAATCACTCCTACCTGGGGTACTCCCAATGACCCGTTGGCGGATCTTGGTTGCGTTGTTGATTGGTCTGACGTTGGCGCCGTGTTCGTTTGCGGCTGAACAGGCCCGGCTCACCGAGCAGAACTGGGACGCGTTCGTTCCGGCCGGCAAGGAGGTCGAC encodes:
- a CDS encoding sensor histidine kinase — encoded protein: MRWPLRNQILLPVLAVSFASVVVIGGANAWLAYAAARDAVVARVQGVADVLATSGFPLTPAVLRQMSGLTGAQLVLTDARGAPRAASLADPPEQLPVDKLVDTANSITLSQTVEVAGEWRLHAAMRMPQRAGRAPGELLHVLIPLAEYRRSLWAAVAPPLIVGALSLAAVAIAVNQIAKRIARTTARLGAEVGRLAEGDHRPLALPPRDDELAELCRAINRTAERLGVYEEEIRGAERAKTLAMLGAGLAHEIRNAATGARMAIDLHAEQCPARNDDAIAVARRQLRLIESQLQRYLRLGVEEGESRRQPTRLDDLVAEALPLVTPSAEHAAACVEWTPGAPEAVVAVDREAITQVVINLLQNALEAATQAAVGSPGAAPAVVRIATDADHDRWRLCVTDNGAGPSDELAARMFEPFVTSKPEGVGLGLALSQQATRRHRGQLCWRRDADLTRFELTLPLAPTDKP
- a CDS encoding sulfatase family protein → MRLPTLFALSIVAALALPALACPAVAEPAPRPNFLFAIADDWGWPHAGVYGDPVVQTPNFDRLASEGLLLHHAYVSAPSCTPSRNAILTGQWHWRLGPGANLWSEFPARFTTYPEILKQAGYRVGHTGKAYGPGSLDPADREVAGRRYKSFAAFLKQREGQGPEAQQPFCFWLGSSDPHRPYTAGSGVESGMDLAKIELPASFPDNDTVRSDVADYYWEVQRFDRLVGAAIEQLKERGLWENTVVVVTGDHGMPFPRGKANLYDLGTRVPLAVSWPAGRLKAGSESEDFINLIDLAPTFLELAGVPVPDDMTGRSFAPLLTGEGEYQPADYTLFGKERHTPIQEAPDRGGYPSRGIRTHDFLYIRNFSPNRWPNGTPNFRLAFNPGAWYSDCDNGPTKFNIVEHQDASDEHRRAYELAFAKRPAEELYDLRSDPDQLHNVAGKLGYAVRKAELAERLWGELVATGDPRVEGRGAELERHHYQGGGVRHPDWNQIEKAARESRGSELSAAQ
- a CDS encoding DUF7691 family protein, producing the protein MSYVLTAYVVDIDALSKAVGSGDEQLVTRVIESAPEEFDEDDLDDDELSLAAALRELVMAGTQSAPESEDDAHQYGYALQSLCRCLGDELLPEMWAGVRWEAVEDCGLEELLTESGPPVPLPENDDFPSIGHLKRGEIDKAIAAARKRLTKTVDEDIEDLLDEYIDWLEAGRTAHLDMVFFYA
- a CDS encoding ankyrin repeat domain-containing protein; amino-acid sequence: MTSHSLLDAASAGDLKTVKCLLAAGHDVDQRGTPLSKAELERAKAAAELGGLDVAMDLIRRHFDYTPLIAAVSEGHFEVAAMLLDAGAAPDADDSLGRTPLSLAIGWKNGGLAERLVSMGVAVNGKDSDGDTLLTQAIRAQLWGVAHALLDAGANPAPKGIAGSSPMHAASEQEGPVAEKLFLRLLEMGVKPDAPAILANAIDKHSPTVVKRLCDSGAKLQSKTSYGDPLLHAFQRGDLDSLRLLLRCGAKVVERKSDWGVLGYGAMSSADPTVIFECAEVLLAEGANPNHSDGRGFTPLHASVRAANPGFAAWLISKGAKPSPLFDGNQTPLDLVEEELRWAKRAGAEAKLQELREILEAAGGRKGRQRVERPDDNPVLDLPPSERRGICEIGFSKAYQIMVKGEIDAFTSMLQKDKKIDSVERDAYSRMGTLQRPIGDLLSIVKLKGQPWLYVSGCRPHHDSPMQAWSKKARLPVLLVREESVSGTLSYALYDRGECQEAFESDGQWFRGGVEIDPDVHDDSERMQGTDFRSQLRDPEEMDWSLYESEWEFVEQFLRSQDAYLTFVQATLPSDETQPAIVCGYHPDEVTAEQIERVDFAYYKPDEYQQRAAKAPKTDNLYEAIRGADVEQTRAALAAGAELNQLPPRHKHAYLTLALGGALHLHDHSIVDLLLSAGADPNFGGHEPPLVYLTDRGGRLDDQVTLTSKLVAAGADINKAVPKTPGDEFVPYAHTALHVAARAGDPIVVKLLLRSGADPSLRDSYDQTALQLARSRLKHVRKDLLRQEPSFTTAADEIRARETVDLLAAVERGDLDPASLPTDDELIASGQLHPPKD
- a CDS encoding sigma-54-dependent transcriptional regulator; protein product: MANLLVIDDESSICWGITRLGEGMGHRVTSASSVEQGLDAAAAEPPALIILDVRLPGQDGLSAMRSFRELCGDVPIVIITAFGDLQTAVRAVSQGAFEYVLKPFDLAQIRSVIERALRPAPQPASPKEEESAVAGVIGRSPRMQAVFHKIALAAHADAPVLLRGETGVGKEVAAQAIHHNGPRPDAPFVAVSVAALSPTVAEAELFGHVEGAFTGAQRTRRGLLAQADGGTLFLDEVAEIPLAIQAKLLRALDQGEVLPVGADQPVKTSFRTIAATHRDLRAMVHAGDFRQDLFYRLCAYEIELPPLRDRREDIALLAAHFARTRRPDASLSAEAIAELESRDWPGNVRELRNAIEHALLVSPAGDIFPEHLPPIEPKAADPAASRNLESALADRARELIADPEAAGQVYNRYLEQVEPPLLQAALDQHARQCAPAARALGLHRTTLRRKLDQLGVDADP
- a CDS encoding DUF1559 domain-containing protein, translated to MPPLPRPARRAFTLVELLVVIAIIGVLIALLLPAVQAAREAARRSQCANNLKQLGLGILNYESARKHLPPSAIVDPQDLSSSNNGSWGVHGRIMPYLEEGNLRDLVDLETAWDNQLSISGVRIPVFQCPSDQQAGEVRDPGGGKALLYSTTYGFNFGTWFVYDPATNKGGNGLFFPNSHLRLAKVTDGTSKTLLAAEVKAWTPYRRNGGPSSTDIPNTVAEGIAAIGSAGQSKLDPATGHTEWPDGRVHHTGFTATMRPNTETLHEDGGVTYDADYNSWQEGKSSGSSSPPTYAMITSRSYHPGGVQAAMADGSVRLFQESLDLAVWRAYATRAGEEVLSE